A single genomic interval of Microbacterium sp. zg-Y1090 harbors:
- the qcrB gene encoding cytochrome bc1 complex cytochrome b subunit: MSTATVTEETTERPKNSDEKPLGGRFVAGAANYLDERTSISGLVKELGRKIFPDHWSFMLGEIALWSFVVVLISGTFLTFFFQASMVETHYYGAYPPMRGIEMSAALESTLRLSFDIRGGLLVRQIHHWAALVFVAGIGVHMLRVFFTGAFRKPRELNWVIGFVLFVLAMGEGFTGYSLPDDLLSGNGLRIIDGMVKGIPLIGTWTSFLLFGGEFPGVDIVGRLYVLHILLLPAILVALLALHLMLMIINKHTQFAGPGRTNSNVVGYPMVPVYMSKMGGFFFVTFGVIVLIASLFTINPVWNYGPYDPSPVSAGTQPDWYIGFADGALRLVPPHLESVFLDRTWSWNIILPLGVLVVFILLVAIYPFLEAWITGDKREHHIAQRPRNAATRTAIGAAGVTFYAVLWAAASSDLIATHFHLTMEGVIHALQALLIVGPVLAYFVTKRIAIALQKKDREIVLHGYESGRIVRLPGGEYIEVHQPVDEYERVKLVDYETQAPLVVRPNDKGRIPWHENLRASLSRWFFEDRLTPLTQTELDAALEHQHHSLDHIEEEEVAELQGAHDRAGVPDAPLHPIDDGHNSETANRPSNVIVPEKDDDTKK; encoded by the coding sequence TTGAGCACCGCAACTGTCACTGAGGAAACGACCGAGAGGCCGAAGAACTCCGACGAGAAGCCGCTGGGCGGTCGTTTCGTCGCGGGTGCGGCCAACTACCTCGACGAGCGCACGAGCATCTCGGGCCTGGTCAAGGAGCTCGGACGCAAGATCTTCCCCGACCACTGGTCGTTCATGCTCGGCGAGATCGCTCTGTGGAGCTTCGTCGTCGTGCTCATCTCGGGTACCTTCCTGACGTTCTTCTTCCAGGCGTCGATGGTCGAGACCCACTACTACGGCGCCTATCCCCCCATGCGCGGCATCGAGATGTCCGCCGCGCTGGAGTCGACCCTGCGGCTGTCCTTCGACATCCGCGGCGGCCTGCTGGTGCGCCAGATCCACCACTGGGCTGCGCTGGTGTTCGTCGCCGGCATCGGCGTGCACATGCTCCGCGTGTTCTTCACCGGTGCGTTCCGCAAGCCGCGCGAGCTGAACTGGGTGATCGGCTTCGTGCTGTTCGTCCTGGCCATGGGTGAGGGCTTCACCGGCTACTCGCTCCCCGACGACCTGCTCTCGGGCAACGGCCTGCGCATCATCGACGGCATGGTCAAGGGAATCCCGCTGATCGGCACATGGACGTCGTTCCTGCTGTTCGGCGGCGAGTTCCCGGGTGTCGACATCGTCGGCCGCCTGTACGTGCTGCACATCCTGCTGCTGCCCGCCATCCTGGTGGCACTGCTGGCGCTGCATCTCATGCTCATGATCATCAACAAGCACACGCAGTTCGCCGGCCCCGGCCGCACGAACAGCAACGTCGTGGGCTACCCGATGGTCCCCGTCTACATGTCGAAGATGGGCGGGTTCTTCTTCGTCACCTTCGGTGTGATCGTGCTGATCGCGTCGCTGTTCACGATCAACCCGGTGTGGAACTACGGTCCGTACGACCCGTCGCCGGTGTCCGCAGGAACCCAGCCCGACTGGTACATCGGCTTCGCCGACGGCGCGCTGCGCCTGGTCCCGCCGCACCTCGAGTCGGTCTTCCTCGATCGCACGTGGTCGTGGAACATCATCCTGCCGCTCGGCGTGCTGGTCGTCTTCATCCTGCTGGTCGCCATCTACCCCTTCCTCGAGGCGTGGATCACCGGCGACAAGCGCGAGCACCACATCGCACAGCGTCCCCGCAACGCCGCCACCCGCACCGCCATCGGCGCCGCCGGTGTCACGTTCTACGCGGTGCTGTGGGCCGCAGCCTCGTCCGACCTCATCGCGACGCACTTCCATCTCACGATGGAGGGTGTCATCCACGCCCTGCAGGCGCTGCTGATCGTCGGACCGGTGCTCGCCTACTTCGTCACCAAGCGCATCGCCATCGCGCTCCAGAAGAAGGACCGCGAGATCGTCCTTCACGGCTACGAGTCCGGTCGCATCGTGCGCCTCCCCGGCGGCGAGTACATCGAGGTCCACCAGCCCGTCGACGAGTACGAGCGCGTCAAGCTCGTGGACTACGAGACGCAGGCACCGCTGGTCGTGCGCCCCAACGACAAGGGCCGCATCCCGTGGCACGAGAACCTGCGCGCCTCGCTGTCGCGCTGGTTCTTCGAGGACCGTCTCACCCCGCTCACCCAGACCGAGCTGGACGCGGCGCTCGAGCACCAGCACCACTCGCTCGACCACATCGAGGAGGAAGAGGTCGCCGAGCTGCAGGGCGCCCA